Proteins from one Malania oleifera isolate guangnan ecotype guangnan chromosome 4, ASM2987363v1, whole genome shotgun sequence genomic window:
- the LOC131152818 gene encoding germin-like protein subfamily 1 member 7, translating into MGFHFLAMVVVLALVSSTASASDPSPLQDFCVAFSDTKDAVFVNGKFCKNPKLAVANDFSFSGLLIPRNTSNAVGSTVTMVNVDNLPGLNTLGISIARIDFAPNGGVNPPHFHPRATELLQVLEGTLLVGFVTSNPENRLFSKVLHKGDAFVFPMGTIHFQLNLAKTSAVALASFGSQNAGLVTIADAVFGSSPRIDPFVLARAFQMEQKMVEYLQARF; encoded by the exons atgggttttcactTCCTTGCAATGGTTGTGGTTTTGGCTTTGGTTTCCTCAACTGCATCTGCCTCAGACCCAAGTCCCCTGCAGGACTTCTGTGTTGCTTTTAGTGACACAAAGGATGCTG TTTTTGTGAATGGGAAGTTCTGCAAGAATCCAAAGTTGGCTGTGGCCAATGATTTTTCCTTCTCTGGGCTCTTGATCCCCAGAAACACCTCAAATGCAGTTGGGTCTACTGTAACTATGGTAAATGTGGATAACTTACCAGGACTTAACACCCTTGGCATCTCTATAGCTCGCATTGACTTTGCGCCCAATGGTGGGGTGAACCCACCCCACTTTCACCCTCGTGCCACTGAGCTCCTCCAAGTCTTAGAGGGCACCCTTCTTGTTGGATTTGTCACCTCCAACCCCGAGAATCGTCTGTTCTCCAAAGTCCTACACAAGGGTGATGCTTTTGTGTTCCCAATGGGCACCATTCACTTCCAGCTCAATTTAGCAAAGACCAGTGCTGTTGCCTTGGCTAGTTTTGGCAGCCAGAATGCAGGGCTCGTTACCATAGCAGATGCAGTTTTTGGGTCAAGCCCGCGCATTGATCCTTTTGTTCTTGCTAGGGCCTTCCAAATGGAGCAGAAGATGGTTGAGTATCTTCAAGCACGGTTCTAA
- the LOC131152819 gene encoding germin-like protein subfamily 1 member 7 has translation MGFHFLAMVVVSSLVSSIASASDPSPLQDFCVAFNDTKDAVFVNGKFCKNPKLAVANDFSFSGLLVPRNTSNAVGSTVTMVNADNLPGLNTLGVSVARIEFAPNGGVNPPHFHPRATELLQVLEGTLLVGFVTSNPDNRLFSKVLHKGDAFVFPMGTIHFQLNLAKTSAVALATFGSQNAGLVTIADAVFGSNPRIYPFFLARAFQLEKKVVEYLQARF, from the exons atgggttttcactTCCTTGCAATGGTTGTGGTTTCGTCTTTGGTTTCCTCAATTGCATCTGCCTCAGACCCAAGTCCCCTGCAGGACTTCTGTGTTGCTTTTAATGACACCAAGGATGCTG TTTTTGTGAATGGGAAGTTCTGCAAGAATCCAAAGTTGGCTGTGGCCAATGATTTTTCCTTCTCTGGGCTCCTGGTCCCTAGAAACACATCAAATGCAGTTGGGTCTACTGTCACTATGGTAAATGCGGATAACTTACCAGGACTTAACACTCTTGGTGTCTCCGTAGCTCGCATTGAATTTGCTCCCAATGGTGGGGTGAACCCACCCCACTTTCACCCTCGTGCCACTGAGCTCCTCCAAGTCTTGGAGGGCACCCTTCTTGTTGGATTTGTCACCTCCAACCCCGACAATCGTCTGTTCTCCAAAGTCTTACACAAGGGTGATGCTTTTGTGTTCCCAATGGGCACCATTCACTTCCAGCTCAATTTAGCAAAGACCAGTGCTGTTGCCTTGGCTACTTTTGGCAGCCAGAATGCAGGGCTCGTTACCATAGCAGATGCAGTTTTTGGGTCAAACCCGCGCATATATCCTTTTTTTCTTGCAAGGGCCTTCCAACTGGAGAAGAAGGTGGTTGAGTATCTTCAAGCACGGTTCTAA
- the LOC131152820 gene encoding germin-like protein subfamily 1 member 7, whose product MKMNLHFLGTVVALALLSSTASASDPAPLQDFCVAFNDTNDAVFVNGKFCKNPKFSVANDFSFSGLQVPRNTSNAVGSTVSMVNADNLPGLNTLGVSIARIDFAPNGGVNPPHFHPRATELLLVLEGTLLVGFVTSNPDNCLFSKVLHAGDGFVFPMGTIHFQLNLARTSAVALANFGSQNAGLVTIANAVFGSNPPIDTFVLSKAFQLEKKVVEYLQAQF is encoded by the exons ATGAAGATGAATCTTCACTTCCTTGGAACAGTTGTGGCTTTAGCTTTGCTTTCCTCAACTGCATCTGCCTCAGACCCAGCGCCCCTGCAGGACTTCTGTGTTGCTTTTAATGACACCAATGATGCAG TTTTTGTGAATGGGAAGTTCTGCAAGAACCCAAAGTTTTCTGTGGCCAATGATTTTTCCTTCTCCGGGCTCCAAGTCCCCAGAAACACATCAAATGCAGTTGGGTCTACTGTCAGTATGGTAAATGCCGATAACCTACCGGGACTTAACACTCTTGGTGTTTCCATAGCTCGCATTGACTTTGCTCCCAATGGTGGCGTGAATCCACCCCACTTTCACCCTCGTGCCACCGAGCTCCTCCTGGTCCTAGAGGGAACCCTCCTTGTTGGATTTGTCACCTCCAACCCCGACAACTGCCTCTTCTCCAAGGTCCTACATGCGGGCGATGGTTTTGTGTTCCCAATGGGCACCATTCACTTCCAGCTCAATTTAGCAAGGACCAGCGCTGTTGCCTTGGCTAATTTTGGCAGCCAGAATGCGGGGCTCGTCACCATAGCAAATGCAGTTTTTGGTTCAAACCCGCCCATTGATACTTTTGTCCTCTCAAAGGCCTTCCAACTGGAAAAGAAGGTGGTTGAGTATCTTCAAGCACAATTCTAA
- the LOC131152821 gene encoding translationally-controlled tumor protein homolog isoform X2 has protein sequence MIVYQDLLSGDELLSDSFPYEEIENGMLWQVEGKWVVQGAVNVDIGANPSAEGADEDEGVDDQVVKVVDIVDTFRLQEQPSYDKKLFVAHMKKHIKLLTPKLEPEKQEEFKKNIEGATKFLLAKLKDLQFFKGESMHDDGGLVFAYYKDGATDPTFLYLAPGLKAVKC, from the exons ATGATCGTCTATCAGGATCTCCTCTCGg GTGATGAGCTTCTCTCCGACTCATTCCCATATGAGGAGATCGAAAATGGAATGTTGTGGCAAGTGGAAGGCAAG TGGGTCGTACAAGGAGCAGTCAACGTAGACATTGGAGCTAACCCTTCTGCTGAAGGTGCTGATGAGGATGAAGGTGTTGATGACCAAGTTGTCAAGGTTGTCGATATCGTCGACACATTCAGGCTTCAG GAGCAACCTTCTTATGACAAGAAGCTGTTTGTCGCGCACATGAAGAAGCACATCAAGCTGTTGACACCTAAGTTGGAACCGGAAAAACAAGAGGAGTTTAAGAAGAACATCGAGGGAGCAACCAAGTTCCTGCTTGCAAAGCTCAAGGACCTCCAATT TTTCAAGGGGGAGAGCATGCATGATGATGGTGGTCTGGTTTTTGCGTACTACAAGGATGGTGCCACGGATCCAACCTTCCTCTACCTTGCACCTGGATTGAAGGCTGTCAAGTGTTAA
- the LOC131152821 gene encoding translationally-controlled tumor protein homolog isoform X1, translated as MIVYQDLLSGDELLSDSFPYEEIENGMLWQVEGKWVVQGAVNVDIGANPSAEGADEDEGVDDQVVKVVDIVDTFRLQEQPSYDKKLFVAHMKKHIKLLTPKLEPEKQEEFKKNIEGATKFLLAKLKDLQLYVNFSLFPWIIKMNSWVNLKLTSILMFVCALQFQGGEHA; from the exons ATGATCGTCTATCAGGATCTCCTCTCGg GTGATGAGCTTCTCTCCGACTCATTCCCATATGAGGAGATCGAAAATGGAATGTTGTGGCAAGTGGAAGGCAAG TGGGTCGTACAAGGAGCAGTCAACGTAGACATTGGAGCTAACCCTTCTGCTGAAGGTGCTGATGAGGATGAAGGTGTTGATGACCAAGTTGTCAAGGTTGTCGATATCGTCGACACATTCAGGCTTCAG GAGCAACCTTCTTATGACAAGAAGCTGTTTGTCGCGCACATGAAGAAGCACATCAAGCTGTTGACACCTAAGTTGGAACCGGAAAAACAAGAGGAGTTTAAGAAGAACATCGAGGGAGCAACCAAGTTCCTGCTTGCAAAGCTCAAGGACCTCCAATTGTATGTGAACTTCTCCCTCTTTCCATGGATCATCAAAATGAATTCTTGGGTAAATCTGAAACTAACATCCATTTTAATGTTTGTATGTGCATTACAGTTTCAAGGGGGAGAGCATGCATGA